A genomic window from bacterium includes:
- a CDS encoding lamin tail domain-containing protein, with product MKLRLMVLLSVLLFAAIANAQIVINEILYDTPGTDAHCFTEIKGTPGTDLTGYRLVGINGNVGSTGAYDSVLLSGVIPASGYFVVGQDAQVVNVTQVSTHCDWQNAASATGGHGDNLLLKNPSGQIIDAVGYGSFADPGAIWMGEPTDNRTASAPDPYSGESIARIPDGTDTNVNSADFQVHNPPTPGALNGGTVPTPVDRTLLQIRTNNTNGIPVDSGLYVRVHGVANVPSGLWQSGGLLDISIQDGLNAGVTLRGVNSTTVAVGDSITAQGYVSIYNGKTQIVPPYFQVTNHGAAHIALPDPIVCTTGELRNSGESYEGMLVQIVGAILGSNQNWPLLDSAASINLDDGTGIITLRIEKGTDLDGWTNPPQPGDRITVTGIAGQYDFNSPYTEYFQISPRGQADVVSSEVGERPAPSVANGFALEMAYPNPFNRSTDIRYSIPRGEVATITVHDVMGRLVATLGSDVREAGKVSWNGRNTNGITAAGGLYIVRMTGRSVALTQKILYLP from the coding sequence ATGAAACTTCGGTTAATGGTTCTGTTATCCGTGCTGCTGTTTGCTGCCATAGCAAATGCGCAGATTGTTATAAATGAGATACTGTACGATACGCCCGGTACCGATGCACATTGCTTCACTGAAATTAAAGGGACACCTGGTACTGACCTTACTGGTTACCGGTTAGTCGGTATTAATGGTAATGTTGGTTCGACAGGCGCTTACGACAGCGTCCTTTTGTCTGGAGTGATTCCTGCATCAGGTTACTTCGTGGTCGGTCAGGACGCGCAGGTTGTAAACGTTACCCAAGTTTCCACTCATTGTGATTGGCAAAATGCCGCGAGTGCAACAGGTGGACATGGTGACAATCTTCTCTTGAAAAATCCTTCCGGTCAAATCATCGATGCCGTTGGTTATGGTTCCTTTGCCGATCCGGGTGCAATCTGGATGGGTGAACCTACCGACAATCGCACGGCTAGTGCGCCGGATCCGTATTCTGGCGAATCGATTGCCCGCATCCCCGATGGCACCGACACCAACGTGAATAGTGCTGACTTCCAAGTACACAATCCTCCGACTCCCGGCGCATTAAATGGCGGAACGGTACCTACTCCAGTAGATCGCACCTTACTGCAAATCCGCACGAATAACACCAATGGCATTCCGGTTGATAGTGGTCTTTACGTTCGCGTCCACGGTGTAGCGAATGTTCCTTCCGGTCTCTGGCAGTCGGGTGGATTATTGGATATTTCTATCCAAGACGGTTTGAATGCCGGTGTCACGCTTCGTGGCGTTAACAGCACAACCGTTGCTGTTGGCGATTCTATTACTGCACAAGGATATGTCTCGATCTATAATGGTAAGACCCAGATCGTTCCCCCGTATTTTCAGGTAACGAACCATGGCGCTGCACACATAGCCTTGCCGGATCCAATTGTTTGTACAACAGGTGAACTTCGCAACAGCGGTGAATCCTACGAAGGCATGCTTGTTCAAATCGTTGGTGCAATTCTTGGCAGCAATCAAAATTGGCCGTTACTTGACAGCGCTGCCAGTATCAATCTCGATGACGGTACCGGTATCATTACCCTGCGTATCGAAAAGGGTACCGATTTAGACGGTTGGACCAACCCGCCGCAACCTGGTGACCGGATAACGGTTACCGGAATCGCCGGTCAGTACGATTTCAACTCACCTTATACCGAGTATTTCCAGATTTCTCCGCGCGGTCAAGCCGATGTCGTTTCATCTGAAGTCGGTGAGCGCCCTGCGCCATCTGTCGCTAATGGCTTCGCTTTGGAAATGGCGTATCCGAATCCCTTCAATCGTTCGACTGACATTCGATACAGCATCCCCCGTGGTGAAGTTGCGACGATAACAGTCCATGATGTTATGGGTCGTTTGGTGGCTACACTCGGTTCTGATGTTCGCGAAGCGGGTAAAGTTTCTTGGAATGGTCGTAATACCAATGGTATCACGGCTGCCGGTGGATTGTATATCGTTCGGATGACCGGCCGCTCGGTTGCGTTGACACAGAAGATTCTGTATTTACCGTAA